In the Juglans microcarpa x Juglans regia isolate MS1-56 chromosome 6D, Jm3101_v1.0, whole genome shotgun sequence genome, one interval contains:
- the LOC121236119 gene encoding FCS-Like Zinc finger 2-like — translation MESTTSTRRPCFIEEDDGLASLADMEAGFSGSHHHKQPFLSRTLCYSASSNYNMRSGFRSFSVLSPRSRRFYDARFEEPQPHFLESCFLCKKPLGCNKDIFMYRGDTPFCSEECRQVQIDTDEAKEKEWKLTSSMKALRKKQQRESTSPSKTQDYPLRTSTIAAAS, via the exons ATGGAGTCTACCACTTCTACAAGGCGGCCATGTTTCATCGAGGAAGATGATGGGTTGGCCTCTCTGGCAGACATGGAAGCTGGGTTCTCTGGAAGTCACCACCACAAACAACCTTTCTTGTCTAGGACACTTTGTTACAGTGCTTCCAGTAATTATAACATGAGGAGTGGTTTCAGAAGCTTTTCGGTTTTGTCTCCGAGATCTAGGAGGTTTTACGATGCAAGATTTGAAGAGCCGCAGCCCCATTTCTTGGAATCCTGTTTTCTCTGCAAGAAACCACTTGGGTGTAACAAAGACATCTTCATGTACAG AGGGGACACACCATTCTGCAGTGAAGAGTGCAGACAGGTGCAAATAGATACAGATGAAGCCAAGGAGAAGGAATGGAAGCTGACATCTTCTATGAAGGCCTTGAGAAAAAAGCAGCAGAGAGAGTCCACCTCCCCCAGCAAAACCCAGGACTACCCTTTACGAACGAGCACCATAGCAGCCGCTTCATAA